The genomic DNA TTGTATGAACTCTTGTGGTTGTCTGTACTTTGGGGGTACACATCTGGAAAGGAATTACTGCATCAGAATGGTAATTCTTAGCTTGATGTATGGAGTCACCGTCAAACTCCATCCATAGTGACTGTACTGTTTTACCTTCCCATTAATACACAAGGATTCTTATCTCTACACCCTTGTCaacctttgtgattttttttcttttcttatcttttcttttttaagccacCTTACGACAAGCaaagtggtatctccttgtggtgtGGATTTGCATTGCCCtcatggctaatgatgttgaatatcttttcatatgccaaTGTCCATTCGCATATATTCTGTAAGAAATGTCTCTTCAacttttttgcctgttttttttttgtttgtttaagttggGTAATTTTTCATTTAGATATTGGACTGTAAGagtcctttgtatattttatatagtagACACCAGATAGAagattgacaattttttttcattatatgagTTAATTTTTCATTCCGTAATAATGTCCATTAATGCATACAACTTGtctgttttttacattttgataaatcCAATTTAGGAGATTTTAACTTTGTTGTTTGTCATTTtgttgtcatatctaagaaagcTATAAAGAGCTCAACTAagctgagagagggaaagaaagagagaggaagggagagaaagagagaaatgagctgCCAGGTGCTGGAACAGACAATTACGGCCACAGGCCATAATGAAAGATTTAGGCCTTTAATCATTATTAAAATGGTCCTCTCAGTCATGTCATGAaagttaatgattatttttgtatttattcccAGTATAGTTTTCCCGAATGGCCTGCACAGACAAACACAATCTAACACTGTTGAAAGAATTCATTCTAATGGGAATCACAGGACTCCCTGAGCTGCAGACTCCATTATTTGGACTACTCCTCACTGTTTATCTGGTCTCAGTCGTGGGTAATCTGGGTTTGATCATCCTCACCAAGATAGACTCTAGGCTACAAacacccatgtacttcttcctcagaCACCTGGCTTTCACTGATCTTGGTTATTCAACAGCTGTGGGACCCAAAATGCTGGTAAATTTTGCTGTAGATCAACATACAATCTCCTTTAATGGGTGTGCCACCCAACTcacttttttcagtatttttatcatTAGTGAAATTTTCATTCTGTCGGCAATGGCCTgtgaccgctatgtggccatctgtaacCCTCTGCTCTACACAGCTGTTATGTCACAAAGATTATGTCAGGTGCTAGTGGTAATGGCTTATCTCTATAgtgtctctttgtctttgttgACCATCatgaaaattttcctttcatCATTTAGTGATTATAATGTCATCAGGCATTTCTACTGTGACAGTCTACCATTGATAGCTTTGCTCTGTTTAGGCACCGATGAAATTAGATTGATAATTCTGatcttttctgcttttaatttggtGTCATCTCTTCTCACAGTCCTTGTGTCCTACATTCTAATCTCTGTTGCCATCTTCAGGATGAACTCTGCAGAAGGCAGGCACAAGGCTTTCTCCACCTGTGGATCCCATCTGGCAGTGATTGCCTTATTCTATGGCACTCTATTCTTTATGTATGTGCAGCCGAAATCGACTCATTCCTTTGATACTGATAATATGGCCTCCTTATTTTACACGTTGGTTATACCCATGCTGAATCCAATGATCTACAGCTTGAggaaaaaagaggtgaaaaatgccCTACAAAGAACTTGGAGAAAGTGTGCAAATATAgacatacctcagagatattgtgggtttggttccagtcCACCACAATGAAGCAAATTTCACAGTAAACCAAATTGAATGAATTTTTGGTTGTCcaatacatataaaagttatgttgaCCCTGTATtatagtctgttaagtgtttttTAGCATTAAAGGTAATCATACAAtgtgtatacttaaaaaaaaacactgtattgCTTGAAAATGCTGTCATCTGAGCCTTCAAAGTCATAATATTTTGCCTAGAGGGTCTTGCCTCCATCTTGATGGCTGCTTACtggtcagggtggtggttgccaaaggttaGGGTGactgtattattttctgtttttttttttaattaaaaactttttaaat from Panthera tigris isolate Pti1 chromosome D1, P.tigris_Pti1_mat1.1, whole genome shotgun sequence includes the following:
- the LOC102955439 gene encoding olfactory receptor 8K3-like produces the protein MACTDKHNLTLLKEFILMGITGLPELQTPLFGLLLTVYLVSVVGNLGLIILTKIDSRLQTPMYFFLRHLAFTDLGYSTAVGPKMLVNFAVDQHTISFNGCATQLTFFSIFIISEIFILSAMACDRYVAICNPLLYTAVMSQRLCQVLVVMAYLYSVSLSLLTIMKIFLSSFSDYNVIRHFYCDSLPLIALLCLGTDEIRLIILIFSAFNLVSSLLTVLVSYILISVAIFRMNSAEGRHKAFSTCGSHLAVIALFYGTLFFMYVQPKSTHSFDTDNMASLFYTLVIPMLNPMIYSLRKKEVKNALQRTWRKCANIDIPQRYCGFGSSPPQ